The DNA region GCGGTTCTTAAGTTCAGAGACTCTGCTGGTTGCTGAGTTTTGATTTCCTGCTTCTCCTTTTTTACGTCGTCACTCTGAGTCGGGCCGTGAACCATTGACAGCGGCAGAAGCTGATAAGAGTGTTGTTTAAAGTCCAACATGCTTTATCACCCAGCGGCTGTTAAACTTTTGGCTCTTCAGTTAAGATACCTGTCcgctgtgacctctgacctctgacccgtGCATCGTGTTGCTGTCGTCATGTTGCTGTTAAAGAAGGTGAAGCTGCAGAGGGAGAGGCAGAGAGGTAGGCACTGTGTTGGAGATTACGAGGCTAAATTAAAACCTTCATCCTCCTTAGACTCTGTAGGACTGACTCCAGAATGAACAGGATTGCTTTGGGTCAGTCCAGTCCAGGGCTATTTGAAGGCAGTTAGCAGGACGGTCAATGAGCTGTTTACATGCGGACTGGTAGCTAAGCTTTCAGCTACAAGCTTTCTTATGCTGTATTTACATGGTACTGTACAGACTGCAGTGTTTCCCACAGGTTTATTTTTGGCacatgtgtatgtttgtgtatgtgtcaacacaaagtttttacacatttgtcacctttacatgtttcagatcatcaaattaATCTTGGACAAAAATAACCCAGGTAAATAGAGAtcgacagaccacgtgactttcgcacGTTGCATTGTAGGTACGAGTGGCAGCAAAATtaaaacactgcatcaagcgCTAGCATTTCCAGCACCAGTAACCATAAATTCTGCGGTTTTAATCCCTAcctgcattttatttgcccTAAAAACAGTTATAACAaagtacaaaacgaaggagaacacaGCAAAGACAGACTTGACGAAAAGTATTTAAGGtacgaggggaaaaaaatccaaggagtgaaagggttagacccatacgagcatacagagtgggctaaagacgttagcgtgctgcccagcTTTAATCacgctcatatttataattatatgttcctaagtgtgagtgcatacactcatgaagtgtTTGGTAActtcagatccctgcaacaagcccagttccagtttaccgacggatggttACAGGACACTGACATGTTCCGATTAGCCAGATATGTAGGTGGATACCAGGTTTTATTCTAAGTGAAGGGCAACCCTTCAAAAAACGGACAGAGCAGTGGAGTAGCCAAGGCAATAGAACAATATAAAACTCGAttactaaaatataatttatttcacaaaaaagatttaaaacagttaaaaataccCCTGGCCAAGGAGAACacacagtaaaaacataaaaataacactaaaagtcCAGTGGCGTCAGCCACAGCATTAAAATCGGAGCAGGGCAAAGAAAACCCAGCGACGTCCCCGGCCGTCCTGTCTGTCTCTTCACTCTGGAGTACTGGAAGAGAGAGGGGGCAGCGACAGTCGCTGTTCTTTCCAGTGAAAGGGATTTTTTTGTACCACCATGTGTTTCGGGACTTACCCCGCAATCCAAGCCCTCCGTCGCCTCTTCGTGACTTCGGAAACgtgaacaatttttaaaaaatgattatttCATTCATTAAGGGGAAAAACGTATCCAAAGCTAACTCATCTCatgtgaaaaaagtaattacccCCTCTAAGTTataaattaactgtgattagTCACATGTCTGATTTCTgccagacctgttgaatcaTTAAATTGCTTAAATAGAACCTGTATGATAAAGTGAAGTAGCCtaaaacagcggtccccaaccttttttgcgccacggaccagtttatacctgacaatattttcacggaccggcctttaaggtgtcgcggatatatacaacaaaataaaactagtaccggtaccgaaaaaaagatttattcataacacatgtgaaaagacccaggaaaaccgagttaacaataaaaacgataacaaaataatgctgaaaaccgataaaaaccctgaaaaccatacatttcacacctgagcctcaactctcgcggcccggtaccaaacgactcacggaccggtaccggtccgaggcctgggggttggggaccactggcctaaaagatctcaaaaagcaacacatcatcccAGGATCTAAAGAAATGTATGCGAAAGATCTGCTGGTCTTCTGCTGCCGCAGCCCATCAGCTACAAGTTTCAACGTGttttgcattcagagatgctcttctgcatacctaggttgtaacgagtggttatttgagtaaATACTGCTTTCCTGTTTGAAGtttagcaggtcatcttgaccatgtctgaGTGCTTTGAGGTGCTGCTGTGTGATTAGTTAATTGgataacaattaaataaaattgttaaataaaaataaatgttagaaGCAGTTTACTCACAGCAATTTAACTGCAAAAATCAGAAGAACATCATCTTTGTTACCTTGGGGCAAAGCATGAAAAGGGTTTTTGGTGCAGTGATTAGACGGTACAGtacaaacaggaaaaatacATGAGGTCAAAGACTACAGCATCACAGAAAAAAGCTGTGGAGTCAGATTTCTCTTGTTccaggaaataaaaaagaataagagTTAAGTTTATTCTTACAGCTCTTATCAAATGCAGATAACTTTCTTTAAAATCGAGAACTGGGGCATTAAGCTGTTTGAGTTTTATCAGCATGTCTATGTAGGTAAAAGGTTTACAGGTCAGGTGTAGTGTGTTTTGGTGTCATAAAGCGCAGCAGATGCGAGACATGACGACACTGATGAAGGCGCTGATGAGGCTGGAGGTGTTGGATGAAGTCATAGTCACTGTGCCAATCAGCACAGGTCAGGCTTGGATGTTTGAAAGTCACAGTGGGCTTTTTGGCTGCTTATGGACATTTTTgtcaaagaaatgagaaaatgatAAACTAAGCTAATTCAGATTTAAAAATAAGTCATTAAATGATGATGGTTTTTTTATGACAGTTTTTGCAAGAAAAGTTACAGATTAACTTTtcttgcaaaaactgcataaaaatcAGCAGACCTTCACATATGTGAAGCTGCGTCTGTAGAATGTTTACAGATATTGTTTAAAGATATTTAGTTAATAATTGtagctcctgtgctgctggaataACTGGAGGTTTTTCCATTCTTCCCATTCCTCCACCATGGTGTGAATTCAGCTCATTTTATCTTCTTAGACAGCACAGTGCTCAGTCAGTCTAAAACATCTTAAAACCAcagttttagttttcatttttgtgatacTGCCCAATAAAGGTTGTGTAACTCGCCAGGTTTCCCATCTATGACTTAAAAAAATCCATCTTGGCTTCCTCCTGAGGCTAAAACACTCAAATTAAGAAACAATTTTTTCAGcattctcccttttttttttttttttttttttttttttttttttttgttgaaacaCAGTCATTGGTCTTTAAGATGTAAAAGGCATTAAAACACATATGACAATAACAAAGCTGTCATATAATCATCTTTTCTCACTCTCTTTCAGGCAAAACGGGCGAGCCGGTCTACTCTCCCGGTCACAACGGCTCTCAGGCCACATCGCCCGCCGCCCTGCCCCCACTTCGCAACAGTAACCACCATCATTTGACGGTATGGCTGCACACTGCtttatcatttattattttcactTCTTTGTCATTGTTGTGTTCAAAATAACACACATGTGAAGAGCATAGAGTGGATATCATGCCTAAGTATCTGGACTTCTTCCTCTTGATCTCAGAATCTTTAAAACTTTAGGCTGCGTTTAGATGAACTTTGAGTAGTTTGCTCATTTAGGTTTAaccaaaattcacaaactgtGTAAATGTGCTTTGATGAAATTCGTACTCCTCAAaccatgttttcttttaccaaaatacaaacatttttcttCCAACTAGGCCAATTATGCTTTACCTACTTTTAATGTTTGAGGTGACAGTGTTGCTGCAGTTCTAGGAAGCACTTAATTATACAAAAGCTTTCAAAGAGCCGcctggaaaaacaaacagaagaagaaaaagaccaTGAACCCTGCACGCAGCAGATTGTCAGGGAGCGAGGGGAGAGAGCAAGCCATGCTCCGCCCTAATTGGCTTTATATGAACGCAGGTGAGACTCGGTAGTCTATCAACACAGAGGATGAACCACCGAGCAAGGGCAggataataatgatgatagAAAAAGTTTCAACAAAGATGCCTAACAAGGTTTTGAACAACGATGGTAGCATGCAGAAGTCATTCAGATTGCtctatcagaatcagaaagactttatttatccccaaggggcaattattttatatttgtttatctGCTCTttgctctgtgtgatgtcatgaAAAGGGAATGTCACTAATACAGTCATTTGAGTACCTCAGAGTAGTTTATATCCTCTTTTACTGTGtggttctccttttttttttttttctattctcttTCCGCTCTCAACAAATCAGGGTTGATGGCTACCCCTCCAACagtgtcttcctgttaaaagggagttcttcctttccaccatcaccaagtgcttgctcacaggcaGTCACCTGACCATTGGGGtactttaccttacaatacacaTGGAAATTAAAATTGAGCAGTCTACTGAGCTGAATAGAAGCTCCACTCTCCTCCTGCTGTTCAGATCTTCTGTTTGTGGgaggcagccaatcaggagaTTAAAGGAAGTGGATGAACTACACCAACGcctactttaaaataaataactgtgaAGCTGTTACCAAGAAGAATGTGAATCTGATCCAGTTTAATTATAAACATTAAGTCTGCTAGTGTGCCTCAGGTTCATGGTTTTATTCTGATAGTCATCAGCAGGTGAATAACAGAAAAAGTGATGAACAGATTAGCGGCAGATGTTCTGCTCAGACCTTTGTGGTCAGCAGCTTCGTGCAGGTCGTGATTTTTGAGTTTGATTCAGATTCTGCAGCTCGGGGTTTTGTCCCGTTCATCTTGGCTCATCGTTGGGAGAAATAAGCTGGTGAAATCATCTGTCGGTGTTGGCGTGTTAGCGTGCTGTTAGCGCCAAGAAGCAGCACTTCTGTGCACCAGCCTGCTGTAGCCACATGGCTAATAATAGCCTCCTGTGCCAGGATGCTTTAAACAGCTAAATGGTTTATAGGCTGGTGTGAAGGGcgcacaaacgcacacacaagaCTAATGCTATAAAAGAAGTAATGCATCATTTATTTGCTCTGTTTATTTTATCACCACTTTTGTACGCGATAATAACGTTTCCTGTGGCACGTCAGTGGAATCTCTTACCAGACATTAACATTGATGTCAAGGATGGCAAATCAGAGGCTTCTTATCACTTGGAAAAAGTCACATGTTTAATCAAGGAGCAAATATTCATTGTCAGAAATTGATCTTCCAGCCTCGAGTAATTTACCTGCAGTGGTGTGCCTTAATATTAATATAATGCAATAAAATTCTTAATGAGGGCAACCTAACGACAAGTGAACCCTGGAAGAAATAAAATCTTATATTGGGGCAAATTCTTTAATCACATTTGACATTTAATGTCAAATATGATTGTCCTCAGTAACAATTGAAATGAACATAAATGTTGATTATTCTTCAAAATAACTGCCTGAATTATGTACCTGGAAACATTTCAAGATGGGTGTCCAGTGGCTAACCTTTCACCTGAAAGAACTCATTTCCCAGCCCTCTTAtataaaaccatttaaaaacagGGAAATATTACACCTAGCttttttatgtatgtttaataataaaaataaataatctgcAGATTAATGAATAATGGAAATCATTGAAGGAAAGAAGCAACAATTGGCTGACTGAGTCGAGGCGTAGTCGGGTAAGGGAGGAGTCAGCAGAGCCACATGTCATCTTATATTTCACTGTAGCtggtgagacacacacacacaaacaggtttgtgtgagtgtttcaTCTCCTGATTTTCATCCTCATGTTTGTGCCACCGTGTCCTCAGCTGCCGGGTTACGAGAACACACActtactgtgtttttgtgttaagCACCAGGTCTTTGAACCAAGCCgctctgcagtgtgtgtgtgtgtgagtgagagagagtgtgagaaAGCACCTCTGTTATCTGAAAGGACCCAGGTGTGCTGGTCACCACAGCAACGGGGAGTGACTCAGTGAGCGGGAAACAAAGGGAGACAATGAGACGGAGACGGAGCCGCCTGTTAATCAGAGGGGGATAATTTCCCCGACAAAGTTCATCTTCCCGGGAATCGTTTTTGTCTAATTCACTCATTTCTAGGTGTTAATTATCCACGTTTCTCTGAGAGCGCACGTCCAGGTCCATATTTGGATGACACGCATCAGAAAATGAATCATtacaaggagaaaaataaagtcCCACAATCTATTAAACTCAAACCAAAGACATCATAAGTGATCATAAAGTAGCCACCTGCTAGTTACTGCTGTTAAATAAACCTCTGTTTCCTCGGCTCAATTTGCAGAGGACTCACTCTTATTTTTAGCCAATATTTCCCTCTGTTTTCTGTCAGGGAGGCTCTAAAGTTGCGATGTCGGACGCCGTCCAGCTGTCATCGCAGTCGCAGGGCCACGTCACTCAGCTCTATGAGGAGAACACCAACAAGCGCCCTGtgctgacctcccagcccaacGGGCTGGCTCCAATCAGCTCGTCCCGACCTGGCTTGCCGCTGCCAGACCGGCAGACCTCGGCGTCAGAGCCTGCCCACCACCACCGCCAGAGCAGCGCAGCCTCCAACAAGTCGACGGACAGCAAGCCGAAGGTCAACCCCATGACCCCGGACCAGGCCATGAAGCAGTTCATGTCCAAAATTTCATCATTCGAGCAACACGAGGTGTTCAGCTATTCAGAGGGTGAGCGTCCCTGACCACTCCGCCTGCAGATGGTCGTTCTGATTGATTAGAGGTCGGGTGTATTGGCAGGAGAGAACCACTAATAACTGATCAATCATCTGCTTCCTCCTCAGTGTATTTTGTTGGCCAGAATGCCAAGAAGAGGCAGGGGGTCCTCGGTGGAGCCAACAACGGGGGCTATGACGATGATCAGGGGTCTTACATCCATGTACCACATGACCACATCGCATATCGCTACGAAGTCTTGAAGGTCATCGGCAAGGGCAGCTTTGGACAGGTACAactgctccccccccccccccccccccttttttttttttcttaaaatttccTGGTTTTAGTCTCTGAATTTGttagtctttgtttttcttttttagattaTTTATGTTgactttttattaaattttgttTGCGGTTATGTTTAGTTCCTGACTGTTTAAGAGTGATGACAGGTTTTAGCGTCTTTGTAGTAATAATTTTTAACCTTAATGCCTGCAGAAGTTTCCAGATGATGTTGTAGTTTGTAGCAAACACAGTAGAGATGGTTATTACACAGCTTAGCAGCTGAGTTTTGTTTGGTGAAACATGTCTCATTATAAAGGAAAGCCGCAACAAAAGGAGCTTTTAGTTATCAGGTTATGAGTCTTCATGTTTAATtttaagatgattttttttaatagagaaATAACAGTTGTAGAATAGAACCAGGAAAAccatgaatattaaaaatatctttGCATACTCTTCTATTTCGAGACtttagttggtgttttttttgaCACCAAGAATATCTAATCTAAGATTAATGACGGCGTCATGCTCTTCCTTTTCCTCCTGCAGGTGGTGAAGGCCTTCGACCACAAGACTCAGACCCATGTGGCTCTGAAAATGGTCCGCAACGAGAAGCGCTTCCACCGGCAGGCAGCGGAGGAGATCCGCATCCTGGAGCACCTGAAGAAGCAGGACAAGGATTCGAGCATGAACGTCATCCACATGCTGGAGAACTTCACCTTCCGAAACCACATCTGCATGACCTTCGAGCTCCTCAGCATGAACCTGTACGAGCTCATCAAGAAGAACAAGTTTCAGGGCTTCAGCCTCCCGCTGGTCAGGAAGTTTGCCCACTCCATCCTGCAGTGTCTGGATGCGCTGCACAAGAACCGCATCATCCACTGCGATCTCAAGCCCGAGAACATTTTACTGAAGCAGCAGGGACGCAGCGGCATCAAGGTCAGCTACTGTAAACGAATCAGAGGAAAACCCCCTTTCTTCACTTCACAGACCCCTTCCAActgcttctctttctctcctcagGTCATAGACTTTGGTTCCAGCTGTTATGAACATCAGAGGGTTTACACCTACATCCAGTCCAGGTTCTACAGAGCACCGGAGGTTATTCTGGGtaagaaaaacactgagaaaaCTGAGAGCAGCGTTTCCTTTTGTGTATGGAAGATAGTAAGTGCCAAAATAAACTGGCACGTTATAAATTACTCAAAGGAATAAAAAgccattaaataaaaataatattaaaaatatagaagAAGACTGAATTTAGGGAAActgatttaaacattttaaataaatagtaataaaatatatatgaaattgcgtatttaatttaaaaaaaataaataaattttaaccAAACTTGTCATCATATTTATTGAGGTCTGACAGCAGAGcgttttattttcacttttaagATAATATACAGAATAAAAGCTTGTTATTCTGACTTAAAATGAGAACCAaccagtgatttaaaaaaaacaaacgttTCCCTTTAAAATTAATCAGCGTCAAGTTATCTTTGCAATTTAATAATAGATATAGTTATTATTACTTGCGTTCTAATGATGTTTCAGGAAACTCTTGAGTAAAGCAGTTTATCGCAGGAAACGGTCTTTGGACTTCCTGAATGTGACTGCTTTACTTTCTGTTTGACCGACTAGCCAATAATGACACAGGCTGGATTTGATTGTGaccctctttcctctcttccaGGCTCCAGGTATGGGATGCCCATTGACATGTGGTCTCTGGGCTGTATCCTTGCCGAGCTGCTTACCGGTTACCCCCTGCTGCCAGGCGAAGATGAAGCTGACCAGCTTGCCTGCATCATCGAACTCCTGGGAATGCCCAGTCAGAAGCTCCTTGACGGCTCCAAGAGAGCGAAAAACTTTGTGTCATCAAAAGGCTACCCACGGTACTGCACCGTGACCACGCTACCCGACGGCACCACAGTGCTGAACAGCGGCCGCTCGCGGCGGGGAAAAATGCGCGGCCCCCCGGGCAGTAAGGACTGGAGCACGGCGCTGAAGGGCTGCGATGACGCGCACTTCATCGACTTCCTCAAACAGTGTCTAGAGTGGGACCCGGCACTCAGGATCACGCCCAGTCATGCGCTTCGGCACCCGTGGCTGAGGAGGCGGCTTCCAAAGCCTCCGTCAGGAACCACGGCAGGAGAAAAGACCTCATCGTCCAAACGTGGCACAACCACCACTGATGGCGCCATCACCTCCATCTCAAAGCTCACCACCACCTCAACCACCACGTCATCCTCCTCAAAAACCAGGACTAACTTAACAGCTATCACGGACGCCAACGGAAACATCCAGCCAAGGACAGTGCTGCCCAAACTGGTCAGCTGAGAGTGAATGCACCCCACTCGCTGCGGGGAGGACGGCAAACCAGCCAGAACTGAATAAAATGGTTTCGTCCAGTTTGACAAAGGTTTGCTTTTTCAGCGTTGTTGGGGTGCGTTCAGAATAAACACGGCATGGAAATGTGCGGATTGGCTACTCCACCGTACAAAATCCAGTTAGATGAACTTGCTTGCGTTCAGGAACGCCTCAAATCctcagttttacattttgagcAGCGAGACACGAAGTAACCGCACTTTGTTTGGACCCGACTGCAGCGCCACTCAGACAATCAGAACTCACTATACCGCTCTGTAGCTCCAAACTCACAAACACATCAACAACATGGTGCTGACGGGGGAACAAggctgtttttaaagtgtttttagtACAGAATCTTTTTAGCTGGTTTGATGAATCAATTTAACAACTTCAGTCTTACAAGGTTATATCCAAACACAGTGTAGGGCCTTATGAAGGAGGTTTATGAGGTTAACTGACAGTTAAGTTTGATATATCCTTTTAATTCTAAAGGTATAGTTGTGCAGTGATTAGCTTTCTAGTCTTTGTTTTATGTCAGAGTGAAAAAAACGTTTGTTGGGTTTTAGTTAGGGGTAGATTGGTGGTGTTTGTTAAAAGCCCAGCAGAACCCACTCCCTGCTAGGTGGCTAACTTTGTTAGTTAGCTTTTGTTTTACAGTGTAGCTAGCCTTTTTTACCGTGCTAGCATAGTGCCTGTCAGCTGGCTAACTGCTAGCTGGCACTGGTTGTTGTTGGACAGCTACATGTTTCTTAGCTGTCCCTTTGCTAGCAATTTACCTTTTGACTGGCTAGCAGTTAGCTTAGCAAATTTTAAATCTGTCAGCTAGCTATAGCTGGCTCCATGTTTGCCTTTTTTGGCAGTCTGGCGGCTAGCCTTAGTCTGTTTTTAGCCATAGCTCGTTAGCTCTTCACTGCCCAGCCTTACGAAGCACAGACAGaatgaaaaaagtttttaatatCTACACTTTGTTTTTTGATGGGGATAAAATAATGCCTGAAAAGAAGAATGTTTGAAGTAAACAAGCAccagttttttccttttgtaatGAGTCAAAACTGAGCACTGAGGACACGAAATGGGGTTTGAGGGATTACCACAGAGGAGCTGGTTTAATAGTAACGTTATAAACCTCACAGCAAAGAGCatggattaaaataaaaatagatttaatGTTGTAAACCAAAGGGGACAGTGAAGAATTTTCTTAAATAGCCATTTAAAATagtatttaataataatttgttattgtacagagaaaataaaagatgaTTGTTGACCGGTAGACGTTTCACCTGAGCccggaaaaaaaagtttatctaaaattaactTATACACAAATCCTCATGAGCAACAAAATGGGTGTAAGCaactttatttgatttttaaagtGCCATAGGTTTACTGAGCTCCTCTATTTGGTTTTTCTCAAAGTATGGTGAGGTTGTTTCAAATCACGGCCTTTAGAGCCATTTGGAGCATGATATGTAGTGAATacccttttaaaaaatgtaacaaagaaTATTTAAGGAGCGTCTACATCGGACTGGATCGAGCAATAACGTCTaaagttcagcttttttttgcgttttttttgcttttttttttaacttgcaaCAGTCAGTGAGCGATTAAAGGTGAATACCAATGGGACCTAAGCATGGTGAGCCACTGCGTCTGGCCCTGAATGACGCAGTAAAATTACAGATTAATTTAAATGATTATTGATTATATAGATCCAAAAAGAAGTACATTTGCTGATACACGGATCAGAGTTCATTATTGAAAAATTTATAATGGGATGGGaggtgatttttatttatttgcgaCACGTTAATATTTATTAATCTAATCTATGTATTACGTGCAGTTTATACTGTATACTTGAATGTGTGTGAGCTGGATGTATgtacttgtgtgtgtatgtgcgtacGCAAtgtaaagggttttttttttttttcttttttttctttctttttttttttaaaaagcttgttCCCTCAACCCTGCatacttttacacacacacacacacacacacacagagagagagctgtaTCTGAACGCACTCTAAAACTTAGGAAGATGACGATGACGACTAGGAGAAAAGCTGGCCCACAGTTGGCCGTGTGCACCATCAGCCTGGTGATGTAATGTAGCACGCAGGAAGTGGATGACGATGCTCAGAAGGAActgttgtttaaaaacaaaaaaaaaaaacacacagacactacCTGCTCCACCCATCTCAGGGGAAGCTTTGTCCCCCTtctggaggaggaagaggaggataaagagggggggggggggggtcctctctgatgtttgtttttttttttctgaggacTTGATTGGTtgagttttttggttttgttttttaatttagtgaGATGAAGTGCAGAGAGTCGTAACTGTGTGCCTTCAGTATCTCATTGCCATGTCAcacccaccacacacacacacacacacacacacacacacacacacacacacacacattcttaaaGAGGTGATGTCATAGCatcaataacaaaaatgaaCAACAAAACCTCCCAGGAAGTCCGTCAGTATCCTTTGGTGCCACTCACACCAGCATGGTGAGATTTAATGGCTTAGAGTCTGGATGCTGATCAGTTCCTGGTTTGTTTCAGTTAAGCCCAAAGACACCTTGTGAACccgtgtgacctttgacctctaaACCCCAGCTTGTCTTCACTGATCTGATACAATGGTTTTGTGGTCAGTGGAGACTCAAACACATGTCTTTAGCACAGTTTACAGAGCAAACAATAGTGCAGCAGAAAGCTCAAACAGTGGACACAAACACCAAAACGTCCACATTTGACCCTGTGGAGATGTTCTTGTGAAAATCAGTCCAGCTTTCATTTCGATCTAGGAATCAGCTGTTTTGCTCAAATCCCAAGCCCTGGATACATTTTAGAGGTTTTACTCTTGATTCTTAATACTTTTGACTGTAAGCAAGTCAGATCTATAGCTTTCTGAATAGTCACTCTGAGTCCTGACCCACTGTAAATGGCAAACTTCCTGCCATAGGTAAGACCATATGGGGCCTGGAGTTGTGAATGAATCAAAAAACTATGTAGTAATACTAAATTAGTACACGTGCCACCATATTTCAGTACTTGTATCCACCTGTGAATGGTTTCCCTGTTATTGCTATCTGCTGCATTACAGAACATGCTAACTTACCAGCCAAAGTAGCTTTAAGCTAACCCGACAtccacaggtgtgtgtgtgtgtgtgataagaTGATTTTTGGGGTGGGCAGGGGGTGTATAACATGGCTGCACAATGTACAGACACATATCAGCCCACTGTCGCCATCTGTCACTGTGGTACAGACCAGTGACACCTGCTGACAATAGGGCTAAGCTAACACTAGCCGTTCGACTGCTAGCGCCCGGCCGCTAGCTGCTGCACTGacgtttgttttctttgcagtGATGCTAACACTAGCCTACTGCTAAATAAATGCTAGTAGCACATTTTTACCTGC from Pelmatolapia mariae isolate MD_Pm_ZW linkage group LG17, Pm_UMD_F_2, whole genome shotgun sequence includes:
- the dyrk2 gene encoding dual specificity tyrosine-phosphorylation-regulated kinase 2 isoform X4, with amino-acid sequence MSDAVQLSSQSQGHVTQLYEENTNKRPVLTSQPNGLAPISSSRPGLPLPDRQTSASEPAHHHRQSSAASNKSTDSKPKVNPMTPDQAMKQFMSKISSFEQHEVFSYSEVYFVGQNAKKRQGVLGGANNGGYDDDQGSYIHVPHDHIAYRYEVLKVIGKGSFGQVVKAFDHKTQTHVALKMVRNEKRFHRQAAEEIRILEHLKKQDKDSSMNVIHMLENFTFRNHICMTFELLSMNLYELIKKNKFQGFSLPLVRKFAHSILQCLDALHKNRIIHCDLKPENILLKQQGRSGIKVIDFGSSCYEHQRVYTYIQSRFYRAPEVILGSRYGMPIDMWSLGCILAELLTGYPLLPGEDEADQLACIIELLGMPSQKLLDGSKRAKNFVSSKGYPRYCTVTTLPDGTTVLNSGRSRRGKMRGPPGSKDWSTALKGCDDAHFIDFLKQCLEWDPALRITPSHALRHPWLRRRLPKPPSGTTAGEKTSSSKRGTTTTDGAITSISKLTTTSTTTSSSSKTRTNLTAITDANGNIQPRTVLPKLVS
- the dyrk2 gene encoding dual specificity tyrosine-phosphorylation-regulated kinase 2 isoform X1 translates to MLLLKKVKLQRERQRGKTGEPVYSPGHNGSQATSPAALPPLRNSNHHHLTGGSKVAMSDAVQLSSQSQGHVTQLYEENTNKRPVLTSQPNGLAPISSSRPGLPLPDRQTSASEPAHHHRQSSAASNKSTDSKPKVNPMTPDQAMKQFMSKISSFEQHEVFSYSEVYFVGQNAKKRQGVLGGANNGGYDDDQGSYIHVPHDHIAYRYEVLKVIGKGSFGQVVKAFDHKTQTHVALKMVRNEKRFHRQAAEEIRILEHLKKQDKDSSMNVIHMLENFTFRNHICMTFELLSMNLYELIKKNKFQGFSLPLVRKFAHSILQCLDALHKNRIIHCDLKPENILLKQQGRSGIKVIDFGSSCYEHQRVYTYIQSRFYRAPEVILGSRYGMPIDMWSLGCILAELLTGYPLLPGEDEADQLACIIELLGMPSQKLLDGSKRAKNFVSSKGYPRYCTVTTLPDGTTVLNSGRSRRGKMRGPPGSKDWSTALKGCDDAHFIDFLKQCLEWDPALRITPSHALRHPWLRRRLPKPPSGTTAGEKTSSSKRGTTTTDGAITSISKLTTTSTTTSSSSKTRTNLTAITDANGNIQPRTVLPKLVS
- the dyrk2 gene encoding dual specificity tyrosine-phosphorylation-regulated kinase 2 isoform X2, with translation MLTKKPGTSVLPTGKTGEPVYSPGHNGSQATSPAALPPLRNSNHHHLTGGSKVAMSDAVQLSSQSQGHVTQLYEENTNKRPVLTSQPNGLAPISSSRPGLPLPDRQTSASEPAHHHRQSSAASNKSTDSKPKVNPMTPDQAMKQFMSKISSFEQHEVFSYSEVYFVGQNAKKRQGVLGGANNGGYDDDQGSYIHVPHDHIAYRYEVLKVIGKGSFGQVVKAFDHKTQTHVALKMVRNEKRFHRQAAEEIRILEHLKKQDKDSSMNVIHMLENFTFRNHICMTFELLSMNLYELIKKNKFQGFSLPLVRKFAHSILQCLDALHKNRIIHCDLKPENILLKQQGRSGIKVIDFGSSCYEHQRVYTYIQSRFYRAPEVILGSRYGMPIDMWSLGCILAELLTGYPLLPGEDEADQLACIIELLGMPSQKLLDGSKRAKNFVSSKGYPRYCTVTTLPDGTTVLNSGRSRRGKMRGPPGSKDWSTALKGCDDAHFIDFLKQCLEWDPALRITPSHALRHPWLRRRLPKPPSGTTAGEKTSSSKRGTTTTDGAITSISKLTTTSTTTSSSSKTRTNLTAITDANGNIQPRTVLPKLVS
- the dyrk2 gene encoding dual specificity tyrosine-phosphorylation-regulated kinase 2 isoform X3, yielding MGKTGEPVYSPGHNGSQATSPAALPPLRNSNHHHLTGGSKVAMSDAVQLSSQSQGHVTQLYEENTNKRPVLTSQPNGLAPISSSRPGLPLPDRQTSASEPAHHHRQSSAASNKSTDSKPKVNPMTPDQAMKQFMSKISSFEQHEVFSYSEVYFVGQNAKKRQGVLGGANNGGYDDDQGSYIHVPHDHIAYRYEVLKVIGKGSFGQVVKAFDHKTQTHVALKMVRNEKRFHRQAAEEIRILEHLKKQDKDSSMNVIHMLENFTFRNHICMTFELLSMNLYELIKKNKFQGFSLPLVRKFAHSILQCLDALHKNRIIHCDLKPENILLKQQGRSGIKVIDFGSSCYEHQRVYTYIQSRFYRAPEVILGSRYGMPIDMWSLGCILAELLTGYPLLPGEDEADQLACIIELLGMPSQKLLDGSKRAKNFVSSKGYPRYCTVTTLPDGTTVLNSGRSRRGKMRGPPGSKDWSTALKGCDDAHFIDFLKQCLEWDPALRITPSHALRHPWLRRRLPKPPSGTTAGEKTSSSKRGTTTTDGAITSISKLTTTSTTTSSSSKTRTNLTAITDANGNIQPRTVLPKLVS